A single Photobacterium toruni DNA region contains:
- the ylqF gene encoding ribosome biogenesis GTPase YlqF: MSSQTIQWFPGHMHKARKEIEEAMPKVDVIIEVLDARIPFSSENPLIKSFRETNDGKPVVKVLNKRDLADPEMTQLWINHLEKEQGVKAIAITTENLNEVNQIMDLCRKLAPQREEAGKKIRTMIMGIPNVGKSTIINALAGRTVAITGNQPAVTRQQQRINLDNGILLSDTPGILWPKVENPHSGFRLAATGAIKDTAMDYIDVAFFTIEYLIKAYPEMIKARYNLDDDLPESEIELMEEIGRKRGCLKGGGRVDLHKASVILINELRNGTLGNITLEHPEMITEELINVAIASERKTEEKIKKKEERRKRYLKNKR, translated from the coding sequence ATGAGTAGTCAAACAATTCAGTGGTTCCCGGGCCATATGCACAAAGCCCGTAAAGAAATTGAAGAGGCGATGCCGAAAGTCGATGTGATCATCGAAGTGTTAGATGCCCGTATTCCTTTTAGTAGTGAAAACCCGCTGATCAAATCATTCCGTGAAACTAATGATGGTAAACCAGTTGTTAAAGTACTTAACAAGCGTGATTTAGCTGATCCGGAAATGACCCAATTATGGATTAATCACCTTGAAAAAGAACAAGGTGTAAAAGCAATTGCGATCACGACTGAGAACTTAAACGAAGTTAACCAGATTATGGATCTCTGCCGTAAGCTTGCGCCACAGCGTGAAGAAGCAGGTAAGAAGATTCGTACTATGATCATGGGTATTCCTAACGTTGGTAAATCAACCATCATTAATGCTCTTGCTGGTCGTACGGTTGCGATCACGGGTAACCAACCTGCCGTTACTCGTCAGCAACAACGTATTAATTTAGATAATGGTATTTTGCTTTCTGACACTCCTGGAATTTTGTGGCCAAAAGTAGAAAACCCGCACAGTGGTTTCCGTTTAGCCGCAACGGGTGCAATTAAAGATACCGCAATGGATTATATCGACGTTGCTTTCTTTACGATTGAATATCTGATCAAAGCTTACCCTGAAATGATCAAGGCCCGTTATAACCTTGATGATGACCTTCCTGAATCTGAAATTGAATTAATGGAAGAGATTGGTCGTAAGCGTGGATGTCTAAAAGGTGGTGGTCGTGTAGATTTACACAAAGCCTCTGTTATTTTAATTAATGAATTACGCAATGGTACTTTGGGCAATATCACGCTTGAACATCCTGAGATGATCACTGAAGAATTGATCAATGTTGCGATTGCTTCAGAGCGTAAAACAGAAGAAAAAATCAAGAAAAAAGAAGAGCGTCGCAAGCGTTACCTGAAAAATAAACGCTAA
- a CDS encoding MFS transporter produces MQQTATCHKSNGMFVPVAGLTVFAIASGYLMSLIPLSLANFNIDSSYASWLASIYYIGLLIGSLMIEPIIAKIGHRIAFIGFLALLASTVAVLPFFPYKELWLSARLVAGIAVAGIFVVVESWLLIGDSAKERAKRLGFYMTSLYGGTTVGQLAVGYFGVQGFIPFAVILVLLLVAILPPLFVKQGQPDSHGHQVLSLKQITRLSKPAIIGCMTSGVVMGSIYGLMPLALKASSLSTNQVGVLMAAIILGGMVIQPIISKLSIVMSKTLLLALMSLLGVFAMGLTYLSSDYIVLISALALLGMSAFALYPIAITLACDNLDSSYIVAATQVMLFSYSIGSALGPIGANSFMAEQNGLMDFFFIVLLATAIYMLIASLQRKPQVLAS; encoded by the coding sequence GTGCAACAAACCGCTACTTGTCATAAAAGCAACGGCATGTTTGTGCCTGTTGCAGGACTAACTGTATTTGCAATTGCTTCAGGCTACTTAATGAGCTTGATCCCACTATCATTAGCTAATTTTAATATTGATAGTAGTTATGCGAGTTGGTTAGCTAGTATCTATTATATTGGTTTATTAATAGGATCATTAATGATCGAACCTATTATTGCCAAAATAGGTCACCGTATTGCCTTTATTGGCTTTCTTGCATTATTAGCTTCAACGGTTGCTGTTTTACCTTTCTTTCCATATAAAGAATTATGGTTATCTGCACGTTTAGTTGCGGGTATTGCTGTTGCCGGTATTTTTGTTGTTGTTGAATCATGGCTTTTGATTGGTGACAGTGCAAAAGAGCGTGCTAAGCGTTTAGGTTTTTACATGACCTCGCTTTACGGTGGTACAACTGTTGGTCAGCTGGCTGTGGGTTATTTTGGCGTACAAGGTTTTATACCTTTTGCGGTGATCTTAGTCTTATTATTGGTTGCTATTTTGCCACCATTATTTGTAAAACAAGGTCAGCCTGATAGTCATGGTCACCAAGTACTTTCACTTAAGCAAATTACACGTTTAAGCAAGCCTGCAATTATTGGTTGTATGACGTCTGGTGTGGTGATGGGAAGTATTTATGGTTTAATGCCATTAGCACTTAAAGCTAGCTCACTTTCAACCAATCAAGTTGGTGTGTTGATGGCCGCGATTATTCTTGGTGGTATGGTTATTCAGCCAATTATTAGTAAGCTTTCTATTGTAATGAGCAAGACATTATTACTTGCGTTAATGTCATTACTGGGCGTTTTTGCTATGGGGCTAACCTACTTATCATCAGATTACATTGTGTTAATCAGTGCATTAGCGTTATTAGGTATGTCAGCATTTGCACTTTATCCAATTGCGATTACGTTAGCGTGTGATAATTTAGATTCATCTTACATTGTAGCTGCAACCCAAGTAATGCTATTTAGCTACAGCATTGGTTCTGCACTTGGTCCTATTGGTGCAAATAGCTTTATGGCTGAACAAAATGGTTTGATGGACTTCTTCTTTATCGTGTTACTCGCAACGGCAATTTACATGCTAATTGCAAGTCTACAACGGAAGCCTCAAGTATTGGCAAGCTAG
- a CDS encoding ROK family protein: MDRYYWGVDLGGTKIECAVIERSTDKCVVRERIATESDQGYAHILNQIKLLIDRCAEQLGQRPLAIGFGTPGTLDPQHGVMKNCNSTALNNKPLDKDLSLLLNAKVVLANDANCFALAEAHFGAAKRVKPHAEVVFGIIMGTGVGSGIVVNGKGLYGCHGIAGEWGHNVIEPNGAPCYCGQSGCLETVISGKGLERFYCEQSGVALSLPEIVARAADNDRHAQATIARMSHYFGIAAAQIINVLDPDVIVIGGGVGNIDALYQQAQQAILPHLFNGELNTQIVKPDLGDSAGVFGAAALVK; this comes from the coding sequence ATGGATCGTTATTACTGGGGTGTAGACTTAGGCGGCACTAAAATTGAGTGTGCTGTCATTGAACGTAGTACGGATAAATGTGTAGTAAGAGAGCGCATAGCAACAGAAAGCGATCAAGGTTATGCTCATATTTTAAATCAGATTAAATTATTGATCGATAGGTGTGCTGAGCAATTGGGTCAACGACCTCTTGCGATTGGTTTTGGCACACCTGGTACGTTAGATCCTCAGCATGGCGTAATGAAAAACTGCAATTCGACCGCACTAAATAACAAACCTCTTGATAAAGATCTTTCCCTGTTATTAAACGCAAAGGTTGTATTAGCAAATGATGCTAATTGTTTTGCATTAGCTGAAGCGCATTTTGGTGCAGCTAAACGCGTAAAACCACATGCAGAAGTTGTCTTTGGGATCATCATGGGTACTGGCGTCGGTTCTGGTATTGTGGTTAATGGCAAAGGCTTATACGGCTGTCATGGCATTGCTGGCGAGTGGGGGCATAATGTTATCGAGCCTAATGGTGCTCCTTGTTATTGCGGCCAATCAGGATGTCTCGAAACCGTTATTTCAGGTAAAGGTTTAGAGCGATTCTACTGTGAACAATCGGGTGTTGCTTTATCATTACCCGAAATAGTGGCACGAGCGGCTGATAATGATCGTCATGCTCAAGCAACAATAGCAAGAATGTCGCACTACTTTGGTATTGCGGCGGCACAAATTATCAATGTGCTTGATCCTGACGTGATTGTTATTGGTGGCGGTGTCGGTAATATTGATGCTTTATATCAACAAGCCCAGCAAGCGATATTGCCGCATTTGTTTAATGGTGAATTAAATACTCAGATTGTAAAACCTGATTTAGGTGATAGTGCAGGTGTATTTGGTGCCGCTGCCTTAGTTAAATAG
- the rodA gene encoding rod shape-determining protein RodA: MNKYRPYLDLPLCISILLLITFSSLTVWSASSFSIPIIERHLIRGMLAIGVLIVMSAIPPAAYQRYAPYLFVITVIFLLGVFVSGDSTNGSRRWLALGPIRFQPSELVKVAVPLMIAWVLIAEAGRPTLKKVLICLMITAIPAGLIFIQPDLDGAIFTILYALFVLYYAGMSWKLISTVLGIIAVTVPLAWYFVMETYQKKRVLQFLDPESDPLGSGYQIIQSKIAIGSGGIRGKGWTDATQGNLGFIPESHTDFIFSTFAEEWGYWGSVLLLGIYAFMTFRVIWLANQSESPFARLVSAAFALSFFLYSFINIGMVSGVLPVMGSPLPFFSYGGSAIITQGAIFGMIMSLCLRKKSICAPCK; this comes from the coding sequence ATGAATAAATACCGCCCTTATCTTGATCTACCACTTTGTATATCAATTCTTCTTTTAATCACGTTTAGTTCATTAACGGTATGGAGTGCAAGTAGCTTTAGCATACCCATTATTGAGCGGCATCTTATTCGTGGTATGTTGGCTATTGGTGTTTTGATTGTGATGTCGGCAATTCCTCCAGCAGCCTACCAACGCTATGCGCCTTATTTATTTGTGATCACGGTGATTTTTTTACTTGGCGTGTTTGTCAGTGGCGATAGTACCAATGGTTCTCGACGTTGGTTAGCACTCGGTCCAATTCGTTTTCAGCCATCTGAACTGGTTAAAGTCGCTGTGCCATTAATGATAGCGTGGGTATTAATCGCAGAGGCTGGACGCCCAACACTCAAGAAAGTTCTGATTTGCTTGATGATCACCGCCATTCCTGCGGGACTTATTTTCATTCAGCCAGATCTCGATGGTGCCATTTTTACCATTTTGTACGCCTTGTTTGTACTTTATTATGCGGGTATGAGCTGGAAGTTAATTTCAACTGTTTTAGGTATTATTGCCGTAACAGTGCCGCTCGCTTGGTATTTTGTAATGGAAACCTATCAGAAAAAGCGGGTATTACAATTTCTTGATCCTGAATCAGACCCACTCGGGTCTGGCTATCAGATCATTCAGTCAAAAATTGCTATAGGCTCTGGCGGTATTCGCGGTAAAGGCTGGACAGATGCAACCCAAGGTAATTTAGGCTTTATACCAGAAAGCCATACTGACTTTATCTTCTCAACGTTTGCAGAAGAATGGGGGTATTGGGGTAGCGTATTACTATTAGGGATCTATGCCTTTATGACTTTTAGAGTGATTTGGTTGGCTAATCAATCAGAATCCCCTTTTGCGCGTTTAGTCAGTGCCGCTTTTGCATTAAGTTTCTTTCTTTATAGTTTTATTAATATCGGTATGGTGAGTGGCGTATTGCCAGTAATGGGAAGTCCACTGCCATTTTTTAGTTATGGTGGCTCAGCCATTATTACGCAAGGGGCTATATTTGGCATGATCATGTCACTCTGCCTGCGTAAAAAATCCATTTGTGCGCCGTGTAAATAA
- a CDS encoding outer membrane beta-barrel protein, producing MSNKYFALLPLAILISGVAQAAPANPYYVGVRLGDANYSHFEQNGHASNLGLKQNDLGAGIFAGYNITPWFAVETGYTWLGDAQVNHQNIKQHAFDLTGKATWHVNDSWGLFAKAGGSYMLTAYHGNGVSDTDDHLVGTVGAGVEYQLTDHLSTRLEYQYYHDLSSKPRGTDLDYKFDTNFYGLSLVYNWGAAPVVVDTIAPAMAQTVTIEPSTLALDYGVNQYKLTAANERALQPMAKRLTRYPSATIVVTGYTSNTGPAAYNQTLSEKRAHAVATELTKYVTNPAQVTAQGMGEQHPIATNATAEGRAQNRRVEITSPALKIATEAASER from the coding sequence ATGTCTAATAAATATTTTGCACTGTTACCGCTTGCTATCCTTATTTCTGGTGTTGCTCAAGCAGCACCGGCTAATCCTTATTATGTTGGTGTGCGTTTAGGCGATGCTAACTATTCTCATTTTGAGCAGAATGGTCATGCCTCTAACCTTGGTCTGAAACAAAACGATCTGGGTGCAGGTATCTTTGCGGGTTATAACATTACCCCATGGTTTGCGGTTGAGACTGGCTATACTTGGTTAGGTGATGCACAAGTTAATCATCAGAATATTAAGCAACATGCTTTTGATTTAACAGGTAAAGCGACATGGCATGTTAATGATAGCTGGGGCTTATTCGCTAAAGCGGGTGGCAGTTATATGCTGACGGCTTACCATGGTAATGGCGTGAGTGATACAGACGATCATCTTGTTGGTACTGTCGGTGCAGGTGTTGAATATCAATTAACCGATCATCTCTCAACTCGCCTTGAGTATCAGTATTATCATGATCTATCGTCAAAACCTCGTGGTACTGATTTAGATTATAAGTTTGATACTAATTTCTACGGTTTAAGCCTTGTTTATAACTGGGGAGCCGCACCTGTAGTGGTTGATACGATCGCGCCAGCAATGGCACAAACAGTGACTATTGAGCCATCAACATTAGCATTAGACTACGGTGTTAATCAGTATAAATTAACCGCTGCAAATGAAAGAGCACTCCAGCCAATGGCTAAACGCTTAACGCGTTACCCAAGTGCTACGATTGTTGTGACAGGCTATACCTCAAATACAGGTCCAGCGGCTTATAACCAAACACTGTCTGAAAAACGTGCTCATGCAGTGGCTACTGAGTTAACAAAGTATGTAACAAATCCAGCACAGGTTACGGCACAAGGTATGGGTGAGCAACATCCAATCGCAACCAATGCAACAGCTGAAGGTCGTGCACAAAACCGCCGCGTAGAAATTACGTCACCAGCGTTAAAAATCGCTACAGAAGCCGCTTCTGAGCGTTAA
- a CDS encoding DUF3389 domain-containing protein, whose translation MIITFSQGKIIATQHEVVIRIDGNCRIMMQAQVDELTLIGGANVITAVGSGLNWTVKLDTDEQLQQLATEIGIAITHY comes from the coding sequence ATGATCATTACTTTCTCTCAAGGCAAAATTATAGCGACACAACATGAAGTTGTGATTCGTATTGATGGTAATTGCCGAATTATGATGCAAGCACAAGTCGACGAACTGACATTAATTGGCGGCGCAAATGTGATCACCGCTGTGGGCAGTGGTTTAAATTGGACGGTTAAATTAGATACAGATGAGCAATTGCAGCAATTAGCTACTGAGATCGGTATTGCAATTACACACTATTAA
- a CDS encoding hotdog fold thioesterase — protein sequence MAIWQRPFTLALFNQTSKNTLVEHLGIEYVAVDDSSLSATMPVDSRTHQPLGMLHGGASVVLAETLGSLAANFAVTSDYYCVGLDINANHIRAVRSGLVTGKATPLHIGATTQVWQIEIRDERQRLVCTSRLTMAVLKHKKQ from the coding sequence ATGGCAATTTGGCAACGACCATTTACGTTAGCACTTTTTAATCAAACCTCTAAAAATACATTAGTTGAACATTTAGGGATTGAATATGTGGCTGTTGATGATTCGTCATTATCTGCAACGATGCCTGTCGATTCGCGTACCCATCAACCATTAGGGATGTTGCATGGTGGCGCTTCTGTCGTCTTAGCTGAAACGTTAGGATCATTGGCTGCAAATTTTGCTGTTACTAGTGATTATTATTGTGTGGGGTTAGATATTAATGCTAATCACATTCGTGCCGTTCGCAGTGGTCTTGTGACAGGAAAAGCGACCCCGTTACATATTGGGGCGACAACACAGGTATGGCAGATTGAAATTCGTGATGAACGTCAGCGCCTCGTTTGTACCAGCCGTTTGACGATGGCCGTTTTAAAACATAAAAAGCAGTAA